The following are encoded together in the Pseudomonas maumuensis genome:
- the glnK gene encoding P-II family nitrogen regulator — MKLVTAIIKPFKLDDVRESLSEIGVQGITVTEVKGFGRQKGHTELYRGAEYVVDFLPKVKIDVAIDDKDLDRVIEAITKAANTGKIGDGKIFVVNLEQAIRIRTGETDTDAI; from the coding sequence ATGAAGCTAGTCACTGCCATCATCAAGCCGTTCAAGCTGGACGACGTGCGCGAGTCGCTGTCGGAAATCGGCGTGCAGGGCATCACCGTTACCGAAGTCAAAGGTTTCGGCCGGCAGAAGGGTCATACCGAGCTGTATCGCGGCGCTGAATACGTGGTCGATTTCCTGCCCAAGGTGAAGATCGATGTCGCCATCGACGACAAGGACCTCGATCGGGTGATCGAAGCCATCACCAAGGCAGCCAACACCGGCAAGATCGGCGACGGCAAGATCTTCGTGGTCAATCTGGAGCAGGCGATCCGCATCCGTACCGGCGAAACCGATACCGACGCGATCTAA